From Gemmatimonadaceae bacterium, the proteins below share one genomic window:
- a CDS encoding serpin family protein: MRDTAGAPISAAQVAASPNVRAFTDSLGRFALTGLAPGAHRVRVSRIGYRHRDTTLVLHDGDDVVLDVTLTPVPNLFPGEPTPREEAEAEAAIAAAGQIDSIGDGLLHQDTTRTLSYRAFGERFLFAAIAAQGADSTTVVSPVSAATALSLLWMGARDSTAAAIGRVLGLGALSRTAVGAGNAALMDGLDHRSDVVLDMGNAVWVSPWTTLRDEFKRLASADYRTVIARVPLDQPAAVTAINHWVDSVTRGKIPEMLTRPLDARASMYLANAVYFKGKWMAPFRKSQTRDRDFTLTGGQRVRVPMMERVGRYGYRQEPGYRLLRLPYRGGRVAMYIVLPDSGVLPVDLARRMNQSGWPAFEGVVPRPMVHVVLPKFHVEQQLDLGRLLSSLGMGIAFDPDRADFGDLARDTRGDGLAITRATQKVYIDVDEEGTVAAAATGVEVGVTSVPPPPIPFIVDRPFVFLLRDEVSGSDLFAGWIAHP; this comes from the coding sequence GTGCGTGATACCGCCGGCGCGCCGATAAGCGCCGCGCAGGTGGCCGCGTCGCCCAACGTGCGGGCCTTCACCGATTCGCTGGGCCGCTTTGCCCTCACCGGACTCGCGCCGGGCGCGCACCGCGTGCGAGTGTCGCGCATCGGGTATCGGCACCGCGACACGACGCTCGTGCTGCACGACGGCGACGATGTCGTCCTCGACGTGACGCTCACTCCCGTACCAAACCTGTTCCCCGGCGAGCCAACCCCGAGGGAGGAAGCCGAGGCCGAGGCCGCGATCGCGGCCGCCGGCCAGATCGACAGCATCGGCGACGGGCTGCTCCACCAGGATACCACGCGCACGCTGTCGTATCGTGCGTTCGGGGAGCGGTTCCTGTTCGCCGCAATAGCAGCCCAGGGTGCGGATTCCACGACCGTCGTTTCGCCGGTCAGTGCGGCCACGGCGCTTTCGCTGCTCTGGATGGGGGCCCGGGACTCGACTGCCGCCGCGATTGGCCGGGTGTTGGGCCTGGGGGCGCTCTCCCGGACGGCGGTTGGCGCGGGCAATGCCGCCCTCATGGACGGGCTCGACCATCGATCGGACGTCGTCCTCGACATGGGCAACGCCGTGTGGGTGAGTCCCTGGACCACACTGCGCGACGAATTCAAGCGACTCGCCAGCGCTGACTACCGGACGGTGATTGCCCGCGTGCCGCTCGATCAGCCCGCCGCCGTCACGGCCATCAACCATTGGGTGGACAGCGTCACCCGCGGGAAGATCCCGGAGATGCTGACGCGGCCCTTGGATGCGAGGGCGTCCATGTATCTGGCGAACGCCGTGTATTTCAAGGGCAAATGGATGGCGCCGTTCAGGAAGTCCCAGACGCGGGACCGCGACTTCACACTGACCGGTGGCCAGCGGGTCCGAGTGCCGATGATGGAGAGGGTTGGCCGCTACGGCTACCGACAGGAGCCCGGCTACAGGCTTCTCCGCCTTCCGTATCGCGGCGGACGCGTGGCCATGTACATCGTATTGCCGGACTCGGGTGTCTTACCGGTTGACCTGGCACGGCGCATGAACCAGAGCGGGTGGCCGGCGTTCGAGGGCGTGGTCCCCCGCCCGATGGTTCACGTCGTACTTCCGAAATTCCACGTCGAGCAGCAGCTCGATCTGGGGCGACTGCTCTCGTCGCTCGGCATGGGCATCGCGTTCGACCCGGACCGGGCCGATTTCGGCGACCTCGCGCGGGATACGCGCGGGGACGGACTGGCGATCACCCGCGCTACGCAGAAGGTGTACATCGACGTCGACGAGGAGGGGACGGTGGCCGCGGCCGCAACGGGCGTCGAGGTCGGCGTTACTTCCGTGCCGCCTCCCCCCATCCCATTCATCGTCGACCGGCCCTTTGTGTTCCTGCTCCGGGACGAGGTGAGCGGGTCCGATCTGTTCGCCGGCTGGATCGCGCATCCGTAG